The stretch of DNA TAGAAACTCCCAAAGACCCATAATAATGGCCCCACAAACACCCTATACCACCAGAGTGGATACTTGCATACTTTCAGCTGTTGAGAGCACATTTTTCTCTACTGTGGCCTTGGCATTCAGTCAGTATTTATTCAGCACTCTTATCAGATTTTCTGAACAAATACACATCATTTACAATTCACTGACAGCTGCCACCCCATGATACTGTAATACACACTATATAGAATCTCTACTGAACATAGGGAAGGGCATGGTGCTTACTTGAGGGTATAACACATACAAAATGtgcgtttaagtgtgtgtgtatgtgtgcgtgtgtgtgtgtgtgtgtgtgtgtgtttgtgtgtgtgcgcgtgtgtgtgtgtgtgtgtgtgtgtgtttgagagagagagagagagagagagaaagagagagaataatcaTTTCAAGGACAATTACacaatgtaatgacatttttTCATCAACGATGAAGCTCAGATTACTGGTACCATTACCTGATTGCAGGGTCCAATATCTGCACATCTCGAGGAGTGAGCACGTGCCAGCAGTGCCTAGCCGTGCACCCAAGCTGTGCCTGGTGCTTCCAAGAGGTGAGCTCCCTACATTTATTCACTCTGTATTTAAACCTGCCCTAGAGCTCACCTCCCCACATAACAGCAATAAACACGGACAGCTTCTAGTTCTTGCTCGGAATTTGATTTGTAGAACATCTACAAAAGTAAAAAATGTGGCACGAATCTGTTTAACAGAAATGTGaaaaacatcttttttttttaaatgtttcataTACCACAATTTTCATGTAGGTATAAAGGATTGCTTCACTAAAATATTAATATGCTTTGCTTATGAAATTGTCAATTTATGTAACTGTCAATCTAATGCTACTTTAAAGCAGCACAAATATATTTGCTAGTATTTTGGCAAGTTTAGGGGGGAGTAGAACAGGGCTATCATTTTTTATTCCAAAGTTGTCCTTGAAGGTGTTTTTCTTACTGCCTTCATGTTTCACTAAACTGGCATGTTATGGAGACCACTATACTAACTAACTATAGTATTATACTGTTCCATAGAACAGGACAGGTTCCCACACCAGACCAGTATTCAGACTCCCTGAACTCATCGAATCATTCTGGGAATCACTCATTGGGAGTCACTCTGCTCAGTGTTGCCTGATGTTGTTGGCACCATTAAATCTGCCTTCAGTTTCATTCAACAGAACCTTATCACGATCACAAACATGTCCGAGTGGCTAAGATAAAACAGTCTGATCTTGTAATGTACAGGAATGTTTGCCATGAACTGGCGTGGTCTGACATGGTGGGTTTTTCCTGTAGGACTTTGGGGAAGGTAAAACCGGGGTGTCTCGCTGTGACCTGAAGAAGAACCTCAAGGCAGCAGGATGCTCCGAGAGGTCACTGGAGAACCCTAAAAGTGGTATGACTGTGGAGGAGGACAGACCGCTCAGCAACAAGGCCTCAGGGTCTACCACAGGCGTCACCCAAATCCAGCCCCAGAAACTCCACATCACCTTGAGACCAGGTCAGTCAGTCGAGTCAGTGTGCAACTCACTTGCTCACTCACTTGCTAGATCAGTTCTGATGATGAAGGGCCAGATCTCTCTAAATCTCTCTAAATAGCAGAACCATGTTGGAAATATTTTCCTAATTTTTCCCCTCTTATAATATTTTATAGGCAGCTGTGTGTCCTATAATGTGTGTCCTATAATGTTTTGAAATGGTCCTGTGAACatgatctctctctccaggCGACTCCAAGCGCTTCACGGTAAAGGTGCGGCAGGTCGAGGACTACCCCGTGGATCTCTACTACCTGATGGACCTGTCCTACTCCATGAACGACGACCTGCGGAGTCTGCGGATGCTGGGCAACGACCTCGCCAAGGCCATCAACCGCACGACCAGCAACCTGCGCATGGGCTTCGGCGCCTTTGTGGACAAGCCCGTCTCGCCCTACATGTACATATCTCCTCCAGAGGCTGTGAAGAACCCCTGCTACGGGTGAGACTTCCGGGGTGCTGATCACTGTATCACAAGTGACTATTTCTGCATATGTCAGCACAAACATTGGTTAACGACACCTTCTCCATAGCCACTTGTTAGAGTTAAAGATGCCACAAGGGGATTTTTAAAAGAGACTATCAATTATGGTTTATGATGACGCAACACCTACCACGTAGTGCACTGTATGTGACAAGTATGCTTATAACACAATGTGTCCATCAGAGAAAGATGAAACTATCTCCATCATTCTGGAATGATTCATCATGACTTACTGTTATGGTTTTAGACCTTTGCCAGGAACAAGAGTGTACAATGTTTTCAGAGTGATGTCCAAAGGATTTCTTTAAAACTGAGTCCTACTGAGGAAACTAAGAGGTGCAGATTAGGATCAGACCTTGgtaattgttatctctctctctctctctctctctctctctctctcaaacacacacacacacacacacacgcacacacacacaaacacacacacaaacacatttcaatCAAGAAACCTTGATTGATTGAAAACCCGATGCAAACCTATGGATGACCAAAACTATAATGAATTACTGTATAAAAATACATCAGACATCAGTGGTTCAGCACCACTTACCGGCAAGGGTCACACGCCTAGTAAAGAATTAGACCACTTTTCCTGTTCTGCGCTCCTATTCTGAGTGGCAAGGATTCTCAGAGATGCATCTGCTTCTCTCGCAGCTTGAACCGGAACCCGAGCGTGTGTGAGGCTCAGTTTGGCTACAAACACGTGCTGTCCTTGACGGAGAGGGTCAGCCGCTTCACAGAGGAAGTCAAGAAGCAGATCGTGTCGCGGAACAGGGACGCCCCCGAGGGTGGCTTTGACGCGATCGTACAAGCAGCCGTTTGCAAGGTGGGCTCCAACGGCAACACTCTCGCCAAAGCCTCAAGGGCGGTAGATATATAggcatgatttattttatttaaagatGCAAAAAATACACATGCAAACCCAACCATAATACCTTTGTGTGTAATTCCAGTAGTGTCAAACATCAGGGTCTCAAATTATTTccactcacacaccaacacgAGGTGAAAGATCTCATCTTCTCTCCGCTGCTCTTACTGTAGGACAGAATCGGCTGGAGGCCAGGCGCCTCCCACCTGCTGGTGTTCACCACCGATGCCAAGACTCACGTCGCTCTGGACGGCCGCCTGGCTGGCATCGTCCAGCCCAACGACGGCAAATGCCACATGGGTCCAGACAACATGTACTCTATGTCTACTACACTGGTATGCATGGATTAGTATCCATCCATCAGTAGGCTATGCTTTCCTTTGGATTCTTTTCAATGGCACAAATAGATAGATATCCACCAGCTTCAACTTTGCTGTAATAAGGACAGTTATAGAAAATCATTCATGCCCATTGCAGAAAGCACATTTCCTGTATGAATTATTTTCTTCTCTGAACTGAAAGATCAAGATGTGTTGACACTTGGCATTTAATCCGGCAGGACTATCCATCCCTAGCCTTGATAACAGAAAAGATGTCAGAGAATAACATTAATCTCATCTTTGCGGTAACAAACCCTGTTCAACCTCTGTACAAGGTGAGAGTTTCTTGTGTTTATTGAGATTTTAGTTGGGTCAAATATGCAATAATACACTGAACTGAACTCGTTACCTCTTCTCTTTTTATATCTTTCCATGTTTTAGAACTACAGTGAACTCATACCTGGCACTACAGTTGGGATCTTGTCTGACAACTCAAGCAATGTGATTCAGCTTATTCTTGATGCCTATGCTGTGAGTGATTAAGTCactttttagatagatagatagatagatagatagatagatagatagatagatagatagatagatactttattgatccccaggggaaattcaaggtctcagcagcatacagacaacacaaacacattctttaacagcagaaagagtaattaaagtatataatataaaaacacaactaagcaataaggacagtagaagataaagaatatgctaaatatactaaaatacaaattatactaactaaacttaaatacaatatataaaaatatactaaaatacaaatgacaaaaatacaaattatactaactaacacttaatctaaatcaattctaaaaacagtatccacatagtggtgattaatcaatcagaggcgcttgcaatgactgtgattctctgtgcatagtaaggtaaggtaaggtgctctaaggtgctctgtgtgaatgagtgtcatggtgatagtgcaatggtgatagtggtcatggtgatagtgcaagtgagtaagtccaacagtgcaacaatgcagaaataaagtaaagtaaagtctatatatctatatatttaactatttaagacaatgtataagtgtggccacagttcggttGTGgcatggagagggggggggggggggggggttatgcatatgtgctaatgtgctaatatagcacgcaaacagtgaggcataaagacagtggcaaaagtggctagtggacttTTTGTCACTTCAGTTGTTTTGTTCCAGAATATGCTGAGGTTTAGTTCTTTCCTTCATACCAAAATATTTTGAAGTAATGTTCCTCTAGAGGGATTCCAAGAATTGCTCTAAAAATCATGCAAATATCTTGTGTGAAAATGTTCCAGAAGCTTAGTCAAATTCCTTGGATGCACGCCATTGTTCatctgtttctttttgttttgttttgttttcttcctcTGATCTTGGGACAGAAAATCCGTTCGAAGGTGGAGCTGGAGCTGCAGGGGATTCCGGAGGAGCTGAGTCTGTCTTTTAACGCTACCTGCCTGAAAGGGGAGGTCATTCCTGGTCTGAAATCCTGCTCAGGCCTCAAGATAGGAGACACTGTTAGTACTTGTCCCGTCCCCATTTCTATGAATTTTCTTTCACATTCCTGTTGGGAACACTGATCTTGATGTTTCCCCAAATAAGGAATGATTTAAAGAACAGGAAATGACATGCTTTTTAGAGTCATCACTCTGGTCACTCATCCCCTGCTATCTGTAATGATGGTTAACCGCAGTGTCAAAGTCCGTGTTTAATAGAGTAATGTCATGCCTCGGTTTGTCTAAGTGCTATCTCAGACGTGCATATGCTTTCGGCTCGGACAAGGACACAGTTCCGCGCTGTTTCTCAGTCTGCTGAGCGTGTCTGTCCATTTCCTGCTGAGTGACTGAAACTCTGAGTCATTGGTGCCACCCTGTCATATTCAAGACTGGCAGAGAAGCGCTGGCCAGACAGATTGTGTGGGCTCTAGACGGCACAGTCATTTCCATGACTGGAGCAAGGGCACTGTGTATGATGCTAAAGTTATGAATCACACCTGGCCAGCCAGtgccaaaaaaaacacacccagTCAGCTTATCAGGAAGCTAATAACTTCTTTTTTTGGccattaatatattttttttcctaaaatatttttgtagaATTATGTAAATGTTTACGATTCTATGAAGACATAGAGCCACAGCACTATCCTCCCACATTCTGTGCTCTGCTCCAATTTATTGAGTTAAAAAGGTCAAGTGTGTGATCAGTGTCATGGTCAACGTGGCATTGTATGTGTACACTTTGTGGACTGAATTTAATCTGTAGATTTGTTCTAGGGACGTCTtcaaccaaacaaaaaaaaagcttttatgAATGGTCAGGGTGGTGCATGGCCAGTGCTTGTTAATAGACCTTCAAAGGATTTCTGGAGGCATTTAGCTTCTTCTTTGAAAATCAAGGGAAATGTTCTTTGTGTCACACGGAATGGATTCAATTTATTACAATGTAAGGTCGGCTACAGTAACAAGCTTGTGGGTTGCTAATGTGACCACAACTTCAATTGTAGCCCTGTTATTAGGAAGCTCATAAACTTTCTTTAAGGTCACAGTGAATTTGCTAATGGATTAGAAAACCATCAGTATACTGCGTTGAGTGATGCTAAGACAAACTGCCGTCCAGTCACCAGATTGAGTCTCATCGAAATGCCAACGAAACTAACGAGATTGTTAACTGACCCTCAGGTGTCCTTCAGTGTGGATGTGCGAATGCGGGGCTGTCCTAAGGAGAAGACAAAGACCTTCACCCTCAAGCCGGTGGGCTTCAAGGACACGCTGCAG from Alosa sapidissima isolate fAloSap1 chromosome 24, fAloSap1.pri, whole genome shotgun sequence encodes:
- the LOC121700381 gene encoding integrin beta-3-like codes for the protein MDTMERARGLRIYVLVLFIVSKALGSNICTSRGVSTCQQCLAVHPSCAWCFQEDFGEGKTGVSRCDLKKNLKAAGCSERSLENPKSGMTVEEDRPLSNKASGSTTGVTQIQPQKLHITLRPGDSKRFTVKVRQVEDYPVDLYYLMDLSYSMNDDLRSLRMLGNDLAKAINRTTSNLRMGFGAFVDKPVSPYMYISPPEAVKNPCYGLNRNPSVCEAQFGYKHVLSLTERVSRFTEEVKKQIVSRNRDAPEGGFDAIVQAAVCKDRIGWRPGASHLLVFTTDAKTHVALDGRLAGIVQPNDGKCHMGPDNMYSMSTTLDYPSLALITEKMSENNINLIFAVTNPVQPLYKNYSELIPGTTVGILSDNSSNVIQLILDAYAKIRSKVELELQGIPEELSLSFNATCLKGEVIPGLKSCSGLKIGDTVSFSVDVRMRGCPKEKTKTFTLKPVGFKDTLQIAVTFECECKCQARVEPDSPVCHGGNGTYECGICLCNPGRLGPRCECAEGDYSPEERDTCSVSPDKAVCSGRGDCVCGQCVCHASDFGKVWGTMCECDDFNCLRYKGELCSGHGKCYCGSCQCDPDWKGENCNCSTRTDTCMSSLGLLCSGRGQCVCGRCECTQPGAYGATCEKCPTCPDACTMKKECVECKHFQRGKLFEDTSCTRICRDEIKLVDDIVFHDKNAVNCTYKDEDDCVQRFQYYEEASGQSVLFVVKEPDCPKGPDILVVLLSVAGAILFLGLATLLIWKLLVTIHDRREFARFEEERARAKWDTGHNPLYKGATSTFTNITYRGNKD